One stretch of Chitinophaga pendula DNA includes these proteins:
- a CDS encoding DUF445 domain-containing protein — protein sequence MSVYLIPFISAFIGWFTNWIAIKMLFHPKLPVKIGPFVLQGIFPKRQRQFAEKLGKLVADELLSFEDIRVKLTDPEKVKNIIPMVEEHLDHFLRNKLPQAMPVLAMFIGDSTINQIKTVLVAELDSLFPKMIDQYLQNTQSELDLERIVTEKVSNFSSDKLEQILQGIMSKEFRFVEIIGGVLGFVIGLIQLLMTR from the coding sequence ATGTCTGTATATCTGATTCCTTTTATTTCTGCTTTTATTGGTTGGTTTACTAACTGGATTGCCATCAAGATGTTGTTTCATCCGAAGTTGCCGGTGAAGATCGGTCCATTTGTGTTGCAGGGTATTTTCCCGAAGCGGCAGCGGCAGTTTGCGGAGAAATTGGGGAAGCTGGTGGCGGACGAGTTGTTGTCTTTTGAAGATATCCGTGTTAAGCTGACTGATCCGGAGAAGGTCAAAAACATCATTCCGATGGTGGAGGAGCACCTGGATCATTTCCTGCGTAACAAGCTGCCACAGGCGATGCCGGTGTTGGCGATGTTTATTGGTGACAGTACGATCAACCAGATCAAGACGGTATTGGTGGCGGAGTTGGATAGTCTTTTCCCTAAGATGATCGATCAGTATTTGCAGAATACGCAGAGTGAGCTGGACCTGGAGCGTATTGTAACAGAAAAGGTAAGTAATTTTTCTTCTGACAAGCTGGAGCAGATACTGCAAGGTATTATGTCGAAGGAGTTCCGTTTTGTGGAGATCATTGGCGGTGTGTTAGGTTTTGTGATTGGTTTGATACAGTTGCTGATGACGCGTTAA